In the genome of Massilibacillus massiliensis, one region contains:
- a CDS encoding diacylglycerol kinase family protein, producing the protein MKSANVFESFRYALRGIWYCLRNERNYQIHGIAALLVFLCAWYYELERYQWYILLLTVMSVLVLEMINTAIELIIDLISPEFHPMAKIIKDITAGAVLIASIAAVVIGVLIFFY; encoded by the coding sequence ATGAAAAGTGCAAATGTTTTTGAATCCTTCCGTTATGCATTGCGTGGAATTTGGTATTGTCTGCGAAATGAACGTAATTATCAAATTCATGGAATTGCAGCACTGCTTGTTTTTCTTTGTGCATGGTATTATGAACTGGAGCGTTATCAATGGTACATTTTATTGCTTACAGTGATGAGCGTTTTAGTTTTGGAGATGATCAATACAGCTATTGAATTGATCATAGATCTGATATCACCAGAGTTTCATCCAATGGCTAAAATTATTAAAGATATCACAGCAGGTGCAGTATTGATCGCAAGTATAGCAGCAGTTGTAATTGGAGTTTTAATATTTTTTTATTAG
- the floA gene encoding flotillin-like protein FloA (flotillin-like protein involved in membrane lipid rafts), whose amino-acid sequence MQYLVGSGFLLILIVCAVMVFLHFVPLGLWISAIAAGVRVGIFTLVGMRLRRVPPGHIVMPLIKANKAGIEVTVNQLEAHYLAGGNVDRVIDALIAAHRAQIPLPFERSAAIDLAGRDVLEAVQMSVNPKVIETPVVSAVAQNGIELKIKARVTVRANIDRLVGGAGEATIIARVGEGIVTTVGSSGDHKDVLANPDHISRTVLEKGLDAGTAFEILSIDIADVDVGRNIGAELMTDQAEADKRIAQAKAEERRAMAVAKEQEMKAYTQEMSAKVVEAQSEVPHAMAEALREGRIGVMDYYNMNNIKADTQMRDAISKAGSQGQNDDLPVR is encoded by the coding sequence TTGCAATATTTAGTAGGATCAGGGTTTTTACTTATTTTAATCGTTTGTGCAGTTATGGTTTTCTTGCACTTTGTTCCATTGGGATTGTGGATTTCCGCAATTGCGGCTGGTGTGAGAGTTGGAATTTTTACTTTGGTGGGAATGAGATTACGTCGTGTTCCACCGGGACATATCGTCATGCCGCTTATTAAAGCGAATAAAGCTGGAATTGAGGTCACTGTAAATCAATTAGAAGCGCATTACTTGGCTGGTGGTAATGTTGACCGCGTGATTGATGCATTAATTGCAGCACATCGGGCACAGATTCCATTGCCTTTTGAACGTTCTGCAGCGATTGATCTTGCTGGTCGAGATGTATTGGAGGCAGTGCAGATGAGTGTTAATCCAAAGGTGATTGAGACTCCTGTAGTTTCTGCTGTTGCTCAAAATGGGATCGAATTGAAAATTAAAGCACGTGTTACAGTTCGTGCGAATATTGATCGATTGGTTGGTGGTGCTGGCGAGGCTACTATTATAGCCAGAGTTGGTGAAGGCATTGTAACAACTGTTGGATCTTCGGGAGATCATAAAGATGTACTGGCAAATCCGGATCATATTTCAAGAACTGTTTTGGAGAAAGGCTTAGATGCAGGAACAGCCTTTGAAATTCTTTCGATTGATATCGCAGATGTTGATGTAGGACGGAATATCGGTGCTGAACTTATGACAGATCAAGCGGAAGCTGATAAACGAATTGCACAGGCCAAAGCAGAAGAACGTCGCGCAATGGCGGTAGCGAAAGAACAGGAAATGAAGGCTTATACACAAGAAATGAGTGCGAAAGTTGTTGAAGCACAGTCTGAGGTTCCTCATGCCATGGCTGAAGCACTTCGTGAAGGCAGAATCGGTGTGATGGATTATTATAATATGAATAATATTAAGGCGGATACACAGATGAGGGATGCTATTAGCAAAGCTGGTTCGCAGGGTCAAAATGATGACCTTCCTGTTCGGTAA
- a CDS encoding HD family phosphohydrolase, producing MLLFVVIIAVDIISDKVAVEEGQVSDRDIIASRTVSYIDTVKTKKLEDNVLASVADVYDLDVTVLVKAEDEINTIFNVLQSAHEGESLSKEDVKQKFLANLQNLSLTEETLDILVQFEVKESAGVRESSLAILRKYLQRGVHGDDLETAKKYIALEVKELDLDENQKIIVKNLVDKFLVSNVILNVKETEKRKQAAVASVEPVRETVRKGQVIVRRGDIITASQINMMDEVGLHKGQLNEQRMIGLTVFVIVVMSILLLFIYKFEHAVYEKNLLLLLLSLIILIALALAKVVHYYSYFVAPIATGALLTAILINPRVGMVVSLALAMLFGLIVNYDLRAVAAALLSSTVGVYNVAKMAHGYSLTMTGIWIAIVNFLVIGATGLMIQVDSYELSMQCLLGVVNGIGSVIITTGILPYLEHAFNVTTPIKLLELGQSNHPLMQRLLLEAPGTYHHSVLLGNLAEAAADVIGADPVTVRVGAYYHDIGKIKRPYFFVENQFGGENPHDKIAPTLSTLIITSHVKDGLELCREYKLPKVISDIVAQHHGTLLASYFYRRATEGDHSECIIESDFRYEGPKPQTKEAALIMIADACEAAVRSISKPNANRIEAMVRKIIRERLNDGQFDECNLTLRDLTQIGDVYLRILSSMFHSRIEYPDSIKEIERKSKNGSNIKQLSTGSDGHAEDRGDSEESNK from the coding sequence TTGCTTTTATTTGTCGTGATCATTGCTGTTGATATCATATCAGATAAAGTAGCTGTTGAAGAGGGACAAGTAAGTGATCGTGATATTATTGCATCGCGTACTGTATCTTACATTGATACGGTAAAAACAAAAAAATTAGAGGATAATGTTTTAGCGAGTGTTGCTGATGTGTATGATTTGGATGTTACAGTGTTGGTGAAGGCAGAAGATGAAATCAATACGATTTTTAACGTATTGCAAAGTGCACATGAAGGCGAATCTCTTTCGAAGGAAGATGTAAAACAAAAATTTTTAGCAAATTTGCAAAATTTATCATTAACGGAAGAAACCTTGGATATTTTAGTCCAGTTTGAAGTGAAGGAGTCTGCAGGAGTACGAGAAAGCAGTTTAGCGATTTTGCGAAAATACTTACAGCGTGGTGTACATGGGGATGATCTAGAAACTGCAAAAAAATATATTGCGCTTGAGGTAAAGGAACTTGACTTAGATGAAAATCAAAAAATTATTGTAAAAAATTTAGTCGATAAATTTTTAGTGTCAAATGTTATCTTAAATGTGAAAGAGACTGAAAAACGAAAGCAAGCTGCAGTTGCAAGTGTGGAACCGGTACGAGAGACTGTTCGGAAGGGACAAGTTATTGTTCGACGGGGTGACATTATCACAGCATCTCAAATTAATATGATGGATGAAGTTGGGCTGCATAAAGGGCAATTGAATGAACAGCGTATGATTGGTTTAACGGTTTTTGTTATTGTGGTTATGTCGATATTACTACTGTTTATTTATAAGTTTGAACATGCAGTTTATGAGAAAAATCTGTTATTGCTTTTACTTAGTTTGATCATTCTTATTGCGCTGGCTTTGGCTAAAGTCGTGCATTATTATTCTTATTTTGTAGCACCTATTGCTACGGGGGCATTACTGACAGCAATTTTAATTAATCCACGTGTTGGTATGGTCGTAAGCTTAGCGCTTGCAATGCTGTTTGGCTTGATTGTAAACTATGATTTACGTGCAGTAGCAGCAGCGCTTTTGAGCAGTACTGTAGGCGTTTATAATGTGGCGAAAATGGCACATGGTTATAGTTTGACGATGACAGGCATTTGGATTGCCATTGTCAATTTTTTAGTCATTGGTGCGACTGGATTAATGATACAGGTTGATTCTTATGAGCTTTCGATGCAATGCTTGCTAGGGGTAGTGAATGGGATTGGATCTGTCATCATCACTACAGGAATTTTACCTTATTTAGAGCATGCTTTTAATGTAACTACACCAATTAAATTGCTGGAGCTTGGTCAATCCAATCATCCACTTATGCAGCGTTTGCTGCTTGAAGCACCGGGAACTTATCATCATAGTGTCTTGCTGGGAAATCTTGCAGAGGCAGCGGCTGATGTGATTGGTGCGGATCCAGTGACAGTCCGGGTGGGTGCTTATTATCATGATATCGGTAAAATAAAGAGACCCTACTTTTTTGTAGAAAATCAATTTGGCGGAGAAAATCCACATGATAAAATCGCACCAACTTTAAGTACTTTGATTATAACTTCTCATGTGAAAGATGGATTAGAGTTATGTCGTGAATATAAGCTGCCAAAAGTGATATCTGATATTGTAGCGCAACATCATGGCACTCTACTTGCTTCATATTTTTATCGGCGGGCAACAGAGGGGGATCATAGTGAGTGTATCATTGAGTCTGATTTTCGGTATGAAGGACCAAAACCGCAGACAAAAGAGGCGGCACTTATCATGATTGCGGATGCGTGCGAGGCTGCGGTTCGTTCTATCAGTAAACCGAATGCCAATCGCATTGAAGCTATGGTGCGTAAAATTATTCGCGAGAGATTGAATGATGGACAATTTGATGAATGTAATTTGACGTTGCGAGATTTAACGCAAATCGGCGATGTCTATCTTCGTATTTTATCCAGTATGTTTCATTCACGTATAGAATATCCAGATTCGATCAAAGAAATAGAGAGGAAAAGTAAGAATGGAAGTAATATTAAGCAACTTTCCACCGGAAGTGACGGTCATGCCGAAGATAGAGGAGACAGTGAGGAAAGTAATAAATAA
- a CDS encoding YqzL family protein, producing MLLKNVMWDMFQDTGRIEAYLFYRNCEEEHETDELINEMNGKEFSQKLEH from the coding sequence ATGTTGTTGAAAAATGTGATGTGGGATATGTTCCAAGATACAGGGCGGATTGAGGCATATTTATTTTATCGGAATTGTGAAGAGGAACATGAAACAGATGAATTGATAAACGAAATGAATGGAAAAGAATTTTCACAAAAATTAGAGCATTAA
- a CDS encoding GatB/YqeY domain-containing protein: MSLKDQLTEDMKQAMKAREEGKLRLSVIRMVRSAIKNVEINNKKELAEDEVLDIISKEVKMRRDSMDEFKKANRQDLVDQLEQEIEILLPYLPQQLTETEVRSLVNEAVVASGATSPKDMGKVMAVLMPKVKGRADGKLVNTLVREILNQ; the protein is encoded by the coding sequence ATGTCTCTTAAGGATCAATTAACTGAAGATATGAAGCAGGCAATGAAGGCGAGAGAGGAAGGCAAATTACGTCTTTCTGTGATTCGTATGGTTCGTTCTGCTATCAAAAATGTTGAGATCAATAATAAAAAAGAACTTGCCGAAGACGAGGTTCTTGATATAATCTCTAAAGAAGTAAAAATGCGCAGAGATTCAATGGATGAGTTTAAGAAGGCGAATCGCCAAGATCTTGTTGATCAGCTTGAACAGGAAATTGAAATATTATTGCCATATCTTCCTCAACAATTAACTGAAACCGAAGTTCGTTCTTTAGTTAATGAGGCTGTGGTTGCAAGTGGTGCTACATCCCCAAAAGATATGGGTAAAGTAATGGCAGTGTTGATGCCAAAAGTCAAAGGGCGTGCAGATGGAAAGTTAGTAAATACACTTGTGCGCGAAATATTAAATCAGTAA
- a CDS encoding PhoH family protein, with the protein MQEFLEKSFQLKDKSTALALLGHNDEYMHVFCEKFDCKITSRGDEVIMKGEASEVLKLEKLLQELLFLYNQGNTITMHEILYSINLVQNNQESSLHDLFRDIILVTAKGRQIKAKTLGQRVYLNAIKQNYITFGIGPAGTGKTYLAVVMAVAALRNKEVQRIILTRPAVEAGERLGFLPGDLQDKVDPYLRPLYDALYDILGAETYQKFMAKNIIEVAPLAYMRGRTLDDSFVILDEAQNTTTKQMKMFLTRLGFGSKMVVTGDLTQTDLPKGMLSGLTEAQMVLSNIDGVGCIHLTDSDVIRHEVVGRIIRAYDTYERKNAMQAEK; encoded by the coding sequence TTGCAAGAATTTTTGGAGAAAAGTTTTCAGTTAAAAGATAAAAGTACAGCATTAGCGCTATTGGGGCATAATGATGAATATATGCATGTGTTTTGTGAAAAATTTGATTGTAAAATAACGAGTCGTGGTGATGAAGTCATCATGAAAGGAGAAGCAAGTGAGGTTTTAAAGTTAGAAAAGCTCTTACAGGAGCTTTTGTTTCTATATAATCAAGGAAATACGATTACTATGCATGAGATCCTCTATAGTATTAATTTAGTGCAAAATAATCAAGAAAGTAGTTTGCATGATTTATTTCGTGATATCATTTTAGTTACCGCTAAAGGCAGGCAGATAAAGGCAAAAACATTAGGGCAGCGTGTTTATTTAAATGCGATTAAACAAAATTATATTACATTTGGAATAGGTCCGGCTGGTACAGGAAAAACTTACCTTGCCGTAGTGATGGCAGTAGCTGCACTGCGCAATAAAGAAGTGCAGCGTATTATTCTAACAAGGCCTGCTGTGGAAGCTGGTGAGCGACTTGGTTTTTTGCCTGGTGATCTACAAGATAAAGTCGATCCGTATTTAAGACCTTTATACGATGCACTATATGATATTTTAGGAGCTGAAACTTATCAAAAATTTATGGCTAAAAATATCATCGAGGTAGCGCCGCTTGCGTATATGCGCGGACGAACGCTTGATGATTCTTTTGTTATTCTGGATGAAGCGCAAAATACGACGACGAAGCAGATGAAGATGTTTTTGACAAGGTTGGGGTTCGGTTCCAAAATGGTAGTGACTGGAGATTTGACGCAAACGGATTTACCTAAGGGGATGTTATCTGGTTTAACGGAGGCTCAAATGGTTTTATCGAATATAGATGGGGTAGGCTGTATTCATCTTACCGACAGTGATGTAATTCGACATGAAGTTGTAGGGCGGATTATTCGGGCTTATGATACATATGAGAGAAAAAATGCGATGCAAGCAGAAAAGTAA
- the yqfC gene encoding sporulation protein YqfC — MRRRSKLVRLAKALDLPDDIVFDLPRIIMLGNQQLLVENHRGIIEYTSSCIRINLSQGCLCVRGEKLTLGHLQKEQILIEGSVEELKYDT; from the coding sequence ATGCGTAGGCGGAGTAAATTGGTACGTTTGGCAAAAGCTTTGGATTTGCCAGACGATATTGTTTTTGATTTACCACGAATTATCATGCTTGGAAATCAACAGCTTTTGGTAGAAAATCATCGTGGCATTATTGAATACACCTCTTCTTGTATCCGAATTAATCTAAGCCAAGGTTGTTTATGTGTGCGTGGAGAGAAGCTGACATTAGGGCATTTACAGAAGGAACAGATTTTAATTGAAGGAAGTGTGGAGGAACTCAAATATGACACATAA
- the yqfD gene encoding sporulation protein YqfD has protein sequence MTHKISSYMQGAVKIKVQGENQERFMNLCMTKQMQLWGVRKLDGCVFIWLSLSDFFRIRDVVRKTEVKITVIDSYGFPFFIKRLKKRRIFLYGAVVFMIAIYILSSYIWFIDVAGLKNIPTKRIQHIIEAKGLRVGNKKEEVKTKELEKEILLSIPEVAWVGIHFTGTRAIVEVVEKVTAEQEDKSPADLIASKAGIISECIPILGESKVAAGDYVNVGDVLIKGIGKNSEVIRAKGIVKARIQYESIGESKLEETQYTLTGNSEFGIKMNFCGNVIDLKRANLNTFAAYEHEVIRKNLLWWRNHDFVVETIIDVYRELEANTIVLDEIEAEDTAAREALTENSMQIPRDAYVVAQKVTLLEPEEDRNLIRVKLVIETEELIGMYNQYNEE, from the coding sequence ATGACACATAAAATTTCTAGCTATATGCAAGGTGCAGTGAAGATCAAAGTACAAGGTGAAAATCAAGAACGATTTATGAATCTTTGTATGACAAAGCAGATGCAATTATGGGGTGTAAGAAAGCTAGACGGATGTGTATTTATTTGGCTGTCACTTAGCGATTTTTTTCGCATTCGTGATGTTGTGAGGAAAACCGAAGTAAAAATCACAGTGATAGATTCTTACGGTTTTCCCTTTTTTATAAAACGTCTAAAAAAACGCAGGATATTTCTTTATGGTGCAGTTGTCTTTATGATTGCAATTTATATATTGAGCAGTTATATTTGGTTTATCGATGTTGCGGGTTTGAAAAATATTCCAACAAAAAGAATTCAGCATATTATAGAAGCAAAGGGCTTGCGTGTAGGGAATAAAAAAGAAGAAGTTAAAACAAAAGAGCTTGAAAAAGAAATTTTATTATCTATTCCCGAGGTTGCTTGGGTTGGCATCCATTTTACGGGTACAAGAGCTATTGTTGAGGTCGTTGAAAAAGTGACAGCGGAGCAGGAAGATAAATCACCGGCGGATTTGATTGCCAGTAAAGCAGGAATTATTAGTGAGTGCATTCCTATATTAGGGGAGAGTAAGGTCGCTGCAGGTGATTATGTAAATGTGGGTGATGTATTAATCAAGGGAATTGGGAAGAATAGTGAAGTAATCCGTGCCAAAGGTATTGTAAAGGCGCGTATTCAATATGAAAGCATTGGAGAATCTAAATTAGAAGAAACACAGTATACCTTAACAGGAAATTCAGAGTTCGGGATTAAAATGAATTTTTGTGGCAATGTAATTGATTTAAAACGGGCCAATCTAAATACTTTTGCAGCGTACGAGCATGAGGTTATTCGTAAAAATCTGCTTTGGTGGAGGAATCATGACTTTGTTGTCGAAACTATTATAGATGTTTATCGTGAATTGGAGGCCAATACGATTGTATTGGATGAAATAGAAGCGGAGGATACTGCTGCGCGTGAAGCTTTAACCGAGAATAGTATGCAAATTCCGCGCGATGCTTATGTAGTAGCACAGAAGGTTACATTGCTGGAGCCAGAAGAAGATCGTAATTTAATACGAGTAAAACTTGTAATAGAAACGGAAGAGCTGATTGGGATGTATAACCAATATAATGAAGAATAA
- the era gene encoding GTPase Era: protein MENNNYKSGFVAVIGRPNVGKSTLINGLIGQKIVIMSDKPQTTRNKILCVLTQDDAQILFIDTPGIHKPKHKLGEYMVNAAETTLKEVDVILFVVDASEDIGAGELYILERLQSTDKPVILVVNKIDKVSKQQVLPAISRYSDRYSFTGVVPISAKEEMNLDNLLVEIKKYLEYGPQYYPSDMVTDQPERLVIAELIREKVLHLTREEIPHAIAVDIEEMSTRKNEDIYVRATIYVERESQKGIVIGAKGALLKEIGALARKDVENLLGSKVYLDLWVKVKKDWRNRDGILRGLGYE, encoded by the coding sequence ATGGAAAATAATAATTATAAATCTGGCTTTGTCGCAGTAATCGGCAGACCAAATGTGGGGAAATCAACATTAATTAATGGGTTAATTGGACAAAAAATTGTAATTATGTCCGATAAACCGCAGACAACACGAAATAAAATTTTATGTGTACTGACGCAGGATGATGCACAAATTTTGTTTATTGATACACCGGGGATACACAAACCTAAACATAAGCTTGGGGAATATATGGTGAATGCAGCTGAAACTACGTTGAAAGAAGTAGACGTTATTTTATTTGTTGTTGATGCCAGTGAGGACATCGGTGCTGGTGAATTATATATTTTAGAACGTCTTCAATCAACAGATAAGCCGGTTATCCTAGTTGTCAATAAAATTGATAAAGTCTCCAAACAACAAGTTTTACCGGCGATATCACGTTACTCTGATCGATATAGTTTTACTGGTGTTGTACCGATTTCTGCAAAAGAAGAAATGAATTTGGATAATTTACTGGTAGAAATAAAAAAATATTTGGAATATGGGCCACAATATTATCCAAGCGATATGGTAACAGATCAACCTGAGCGGTTGGTTATTGCGGAGCTGATTCGTGAGAAAGTGTTACATTTAACGCGAGAAGAAATTCCGCATGCAATTGCTGTAGACATTGAGGAAATGTCTACGCGTAAGAATGAAGATATCTATGTTAGAGCGACGATCTATGTAGAACGTGAATCTCAAAAAGGTATCGTAATTGGAGCAAAAGGTGCATTACTAAAAGAGATTGGCGCATTGGCACGAAAAGATGTAGAGAATTTACTTGGTTCAAAAGTATATCTTGATCTATGGGTAAAAGTAAAAAAAGATTGGCGCAATCGAGATGGAATTTTACGTGGCTTAGGCTACGAATAA
- a CDS encoding DUF502 domain-containing protein — protein sequence MKVISKYFFNGLIVIVPIAITIFVIVEIFSFTETLLGRHLPIQFPGIGLITVLGLILLVGWLSSYWILQRLISFGESLLNRIPFVKFIYNSVKHLSTAVFESNNLFNEAVLVPYPHEGAKAIGFIMSELSEPLKEKLDGDYVCVFVPWSLNMTSGTNLIVPRRDVISLDISSESALQYILTAGTVMPRHEGEDVIAEKITGVQNEK from the coding sequence ATGAAAGTTATATCTAAGTATTTTTTTAATGGATTAATAGTGATTGTGCCAATTGCAATTACGATTTTTGTTATTGTTGAAATTTTTTCTTTCACAGAAACTTTGCTGGGCAGGCATCTACCGATTCAATTTCCCGGAATTGGACTTATTACGGTTTTAGGCTTGATTTTGCTGGTCGGTTGGTTGTCCTCTTACTGGATTTTACAACGTTTAATTAGTTTTGGTGAAAGTCTTTTAAATAGAATACCTTTTGTCAAATTTATTTATAATAGTGTTAAGCATTTGTCCACAGCTGTGTTCGAGTCTAATAATTTATTTAATGAGGCAGTTTTAGTTCCTTATCCACATGAAGGTGCAAAAGCCATTGGCTTTATTATGTCTGAGTTATCAGAGCCATTAAAAGAAAAATTAGATGGGGATTATGTTTGTGTATTTGTGCCGTGGAGTTTAAATATGACTTCGGGAACAAATTTAATTGTACCTCGCAGAGATGTTATTTCGCTTGACATCAGCAGTGAATCGGCCCTGCAGTATATACTTACGGCTGGGACCGTTATGCCTAGGCATGAAGGTGAGGATGTAATTGCAGAAAAAATAACAGGTGTTCAAAATGAAAAATAA
- a CDS encoding NfeD family protein: MPPEIWGLPMIKILLITIIFLSLLVEIKTAGMGIGALFGVIAAGLFFFSQFVTGMVSFFEIAVFLLGILFIVIELLTPSVGIFAGIGVVAVLYSFILALGGGSSAIYILLISLAIAIIAFALLMRRLPSSKLWTKIILKDTSAESKGYNSAKDYSAFLGKEGIVITELRPAGTALVNHTKLDVVSEGRYIEKNAKVQVVAINGSRIVVRQIHEMVQEEKEES, translated from the coding sequence ATGCCGCCAGAGATTTGGGGCTTGCCAATGATAAAAATACTATTAATTACGATTATCTTTTTATCGCTGCTTGTTGAAATAAAAACTGCTGGTATGGGGATTGGTGCATTATTTGGTGTCATTGCAGCAGGGTTATTCTTTTTTAGTCAATTTGTGACGGGCATGGTAAGTTTTTTTGAAATTGCTGTATTTTTGCTTGGCATTTTGTTTATTGTTATAGAACTGCTTACGCCAAGTGTTGGCATATTTGCCGGGATTGGCGTTGTCGCTGTGTTATACAGCTTTATATTAGCACTTGGTGGAGGTAGTTCGGCTATTTATATACTTCTTATTAGTTTAGCTATTGCAATTATAGCGTTTGCCTTGCTAATGAGAAGATTGCCTTCAAGTAAATTATGGACAAAGATTATTTTAAAAGATACGTCAGCAGAGAGTAAAGGATATAACAGTGCAAAAGATTATAGTGCATTTCTGGGCAAGGAAGGTATTGTTATTACGGAACTTCGTCCGGCCGGGACTGCCTTGGTGAATCATACAAAACTGGATGTTGTGTCTGAAGGCCGATACATTGAAAAGAATGCAAAAGTACAAGTGGTTGCAATCAATGGGAGTCGTATTGTTGTAAGACAAATACACGAAATGGTACAGGAAGAAAAAGAGGAAAGCTGA
- the rpsU gene encoding 30S ribosomal protein S21, translated as MSEVKVGKNETIDSALRRFKRTCQKAGTLAEVRKREHYEKPSVKRKKKSEAARKRKFKA; from the coding sequence ATGTCAGAAGTTAAAGTTGGAAAAAACGAAACAATCGATAGTGCACTCCGTAGATTTAAACGTACTTGTCAAAAAGCTGGTACTCTTGCTGAGGTTAGAAAGCGTGAACACTATGAAAAACCTAGTGTAAAACGCAAGAAAAAATCCGAAGCTGCACGTAAACGTAAATTTAAAGCTTAA
- the ybeY gene encoding rRNA maturation RNase YbeY: MEVILSNFPPEVTVMPKIEETVRKVINKTAELYDLGTAEVSVTLTNNTHIQQINREYRNKDAATDVISFALNEGEEPQIIDGPEINMLGDILISIERAVEQAEAYGHSVEREVAFLTVHGMMHLLGYDHIDEEDRKEMRKEEEYVLQHLGISRE, encoded by the coding sequence ATGGAAGTAATATTAAGCAACTTTCCACCGGAAGTGACGGTCATGCCGAAGATAGAGGAGACAGTGAGGAAAGTAATAAATAAAACTGCAGAGTTGTATGATTTAGGGACGGCAGAAGTGAGTGTAACGTTGACAAATAATACGCATATACAACAAATTAATCGTGAATATCGAAATAAAGATGCTGCCACAGATGTAATTTCGTTCGCTTTAAATGAAGGCGAAGAACCTCAAATCATTGATGGACCGGAAATTAACATGCTTGGCGATATTCTTATTTCAATTGAGCGGGCAGTTGAGCAGGCGGAAGCGTATGGTCATAGTGTAGAACGTGAGGTAGCATTTTTGACTGTGCACGGAATGATGCATTTGTTAGGATATGATCATATTGATGAGGAAGACCGTAAAGAAATGCGCAAAGAGGAAGAATATGTATTACAGCATTTAGGCATTTCTAGAGAATAG
- a CDS encoding histidine triad nucleotide-binding protein has product MDCIFCKIANKEVSTNFIYEDDLVAAFPDVNPVAPTHVLIIPKKHIANLLELTNQDSQLMVHIMTNVIPTIAKEQGLAEHGFRMVVNTKEDGGQTVPHLHFHLLGARAMAWPPG; this is encoded by the coding sequence ATGGACTGTATTTTTTGTAAGATTGCAAATAAGGAAGTTTCTACGAATTTTATCTATGAAGATGATCTCGTTGCAGCTTTTCCTGATGTGAATCCAGTAGCACCGACCCATGTGTTAATCATACCTAAAAAACATATTGCGAACCTCCTTGAATTGACGAATCAAGATAGTCAATTGATGGTACATATTATGACCAATGTTATTCCTACGATTGCCAAAGAACAAGGTTTGGCAGAACATGGCTTCCGAATGGTTGTAAATACAAAAGAGGATGGAGGGCAAACCGTTCCTCATTTGCATTTTCACCTGTTAGGGGCAAGAGCTATGGCTTGGCCACCAGGTTGA